A region of Micromonospora sp. WMMD882 DNA encodes the following proteins:
- a CDS encoding YdcF family protein, which produces MSVPAVVPDGIRADVETLWRYHDLGHELRPCDVGIGLGSHDLGVAVVATRLFHEGLFPWIVFTSANAPTTVERFPRGEAVHYREYAVEHGVPAESILVEPRATNTAENLDYSRLLLAERRIPVRSVLLMSRPYQQRRAFATCRLMWPEVDVVCASNPLGIDEYVRGIGGPRRVVDMLVGDTQRIEVYAERGFAIRQEVPGEVRAAFDRLVAAGYTSRLV; this is translated from the coding sequence GTGTCGGTGCCGGCGGTGGTACCGGACGGGATCCGGGCTGACGTGGAGACGTTGTGGCGCTACCACGATCTGGGTCACGAGTTGCGCCCCTGTGATGTGGGGATCGGGCTCGGTAGTCACGATCTCGGTGTGGCGGTGGTCGCGACCCGCCTGTTTCATGAGGGTCTGTTCCCGTGGATCGTGTTCACCAGTGCGAACGCTCCGACGACGGTGGAGCGGTTTCCGCGTGGTGAGGCGGTGCACTACCGGGAGTACGCGGTCGAGCATGGTGTGCCGGCGGAGTCGATTCTCGTGGAGCCGCGGGCGACGAACACGGCGGAGAACCTCGACTATTCGCGCCTACTGTTGGCGGAACGCCGGATCCCGGTGCGTTCGGTGTTGCTCATGTCTCGGCCGTATCAGCAGCGTCGGGCCTTCGCCACGTGCAGGTTGATGTGGCCGGAGGTCGACGTGGTGTGCGCGTCTAACCCGTTGGGGATCGACGAGTACGTGCGTGGCATCGGTGGCCCTCGGCGGGTGGTGGACATGCTGGTGGGGGACACGCAGCGGATCGAGGTGTACGCCGAGCGCGGTTTCGCGATCCGGCAGGAGGTGCCGGGCGAGGTGCGGGCGGCGTTCGATCGTCTGGTGGCGGCGGGTTATACGAGCCGGCTGGTCTGA
- the orn gene encoding oligoribonuclease, whose amino-acid sequence MADLLVWIDCEMTGLDLGRDALIEVAALVTDPDLNVLGDGVDVVVHADEEKLAGMPEIVRTMHGKSGLTEEVRRSTVTLAEAEEMVLDYVTTYVKEPRTAPLCGNSIATDRGFLARDMPRLDGHLHYRMIDVSSIKELCRRWYPRVYFGQPTKGLAHRALADVRESIRELEYYRRTLFVPLPGPDVDTAKAIAAEL is encoded by the coding sequence GTGGCTGATCTTCTCGTCTGGATCGATTGTGAGATGACCGGGCTGGACCTCGGGCGGGACGCGCTGATCGAGGTCGCCGCGCTCGTCACCGACCCCGACCTCAACGTGCTCGGCGACGGCGTGGACGTGGTCGTCCACGCCGACGAGGAGAAGCTGGCGGGCATGCCGGAGATCGTCCGGACCATGCACGGCAAGTCCGGGCTCACCGAGGAGGTGCGCCGCTCCACCGTCACCCTCGCCGAGGCCGAGGAGATGGTCCTCGACTACGTCACCACGTACGTCAAGGAGCCGCGCACCGCGCCGCTGTGCGGCAACTCGATCGCCACCGACCGGGGCTTCCTCGCCCGCGACATGCCCCGCCTCGACGGGCACCTGCACTACCGCATGATCGACGTCTCCTCGATCAAGGAGCTGTGCCGCCGCTGGTACCCCCGGGTCTACTTCGGCCAGCCCACCAAGGGGCTCGCCCACCGTGCGCTGGCCGACGTCCGGGAGAGCATCCGCGAGCTGGAGTACTACCGGCGTACCCTCTTCGTCCCGCTGCCCGGCCCGGACGTGGACACCGCCAAGGCGATCGCCGCCGAGCTGTAG
- a CDS encoding Ig-like domain-containing protein, producing the protein MRADQDRLIRSRGVRSGRRHGAFAAAALAVTLALTSGCTGGGDGGSTGWQDGGGDQGPEAAVTITTPAADARDVPASTGVTFDVEQAEQAAVEVKDPAGTPVEGALAADGRSWLPAGALAYGTTYTATVTATGADGKPATATHTFTTMAKPANQVRVTSFLGDGQVVGVGMPLIVKFGRPIPEDYRDDVQRRMTVRSTPAQEGVWHWVSPTEVRYRPKEFWQAGSTVQYKVQTGGLPMDDGWYGRSDLTVDIKVGAATVMTVDNKTKRMTVTRDGKVIKTIPVSLGKKSTPSSSGTMVVIEKLKETVFDTFDELGPEDGYRTDIDFAQRLTWGGEFIHAAPWSEGQQGRVNVSHGCVNVSMKDGEWLFGQTRIGDPVTVKGTERKLKNGNGWTEWNMSWSEYVKGSALPYEPAASGTPEASPSVTG; encoded by the coding sequence ATGCGAGCTGACCAGGACCGACTGATCCGGAGCAGGGGCGTCCGGAGCGGCAGGCGGCACGGCGCGTTCGCGGCGGCGGCGCTCGCCGTCACGTTGGCGTTGACCTCGGGTTGCACCGGTGGCGGTGATGGCGGATCCACCGGCTGGCAGGACGGCGGCGGTGACCAGGGGCCCGAGGCCGCGGTGACGATCACCACGCCGGCGGCGGACGCGAGGGACGTGCCGGCGTCGACCGGGGTCACCTTCGACGTGGAGCAGGCCGAGCAGGCCGCCGTCGAGGTGAAGGACCCGGCCGGGACGCCTGTCGAGGGCGCGCTCGCCGCCGACGGCCGGAGCTGGCTGCCGGCCGGCGCGCTGGCGTACGGCACCACGTACACCGCGACGGTGACGGCGACCGGGGCGGACGGCAAGCCGGCGACCGCCACCCACACCTTCACCACCATGGCGAAGCCGGCCAACCAGGTGCGGGTGACCAGTTTCCTCGGCGACGGCCAGGTGGTCGGGGTCGGCATGCCGCTGATCGTCAAGTTCGGTCGGCCGATCCCGGAGGACTACCGGGACGACGTGCAGCGCCGGATGACGGTCCGTTCGACGCCGGCACAGGAGGGCGTCTGGCACTGGGTCAGCCCGACCGAGGTCCGCTACCGCCCGAAGGAGTTCTGGCAGGCCGGGAGCACCGTGCAGTACAAGGTGCAGACCGGTGGGCTGCCGATGGACGACGGCTGGTACGGCCGGTCCGACCTGACCGTGGACATCAAGGTCGGCGCGGCCACCGTGATGACGGTGGACAACAAGACCAAGCGGATGACCGTCACCCGCGACGGCAAGGTGATCAAGACCATCCCGGTGAGTCTCGGTAAGAAGAGCACCCCGTCGTCCAGCGGCACCATGGTGGTGATCGAGAAGCTGAAGGAGACGGTCTTCGACACCTTCGACGAGCTCGGCCCGGAGGACGGCTACCGCACCGACATCGACTTCGCCCAGCGGCTGACCTGGGGCGGCGAGTTCATCCACGCCGCGCCCTGGTCGGAGGGGCAGCAGGGCCGGGTCAACGTCTCGCACGGCTGCGTGAACGTCTCCATGAAGGACGGCGAGTGGCTGTTCGGGCAGACCCGCATCGGTGACCCGGTCACGGTCAAGGGCACCGAACGCAAGCTGAAGAACGGCAACGGCTGGACGGAGTGGAACATGAGCTGGTCGGAGTACGTCAAGGGCAGCGCCCTGCCGTACGAGCCGGCGGCTTCCGGCACGCCGGAGGCGAGCCCGTCGGTCACCGGGTGA
- a CDS encoding flavoprotein, whose product MTNGHLQIVVCGAGPAADVTKLISTALDRSWTAVVTATPSAMDFLDLPAIEELAGTPVRSSYRASPGRRRSLPAASAVVIAPATYNSINKIALGLADNYAMTSVAELIGRHIPAVVVPFVNAALATRLPFRRAVTSLRDEGVHVLLGPEHKWEPHQPGSGNDRQRAFPWTTAFETAARHAHKAQTQAQHR is encoded by the coding sequence GTGACCAACGGCCACCTACAGATCGTCGTCTGCGGCGCCGGCCCCGCCGCCGACGTGACCAAACTGATCAGCACCGCGCTGGACCGGTCCTGGACGGCAGTGGTCACCGCCACACCCAGCGCTATGGACTTCCTCGACCTACCGGCCATCGAGGAACTGGCCGGCACCCCTGTGCGATCCAGTTACCGGGCCTCCCCTGGCCGCCGGCGCTCACTTCCCGCCGCCAGCGCTGTGGTCATCGCACCAGCTACCTACAACTCCATCAACAAGATCGCCCTCGGCCTCGCCGACAACTACGCCATGACCTCCGTCGCCGAACTCATCGGACGACACATACCCGCCGTCGTCGTTCCATTCGTCAACGCCGCACTCGCCACCCGACTCCCCTTCCGCCGCGCGGTAACCAGCCTCCGCGACGAAGGAGTCCACGTCCTGCTCGGCCCCGAACACAAGTGGGAACCACACCAACCCGGCAGCGGCAACGACCGACAGCGCGCCTTCCCCTGGACGACGGCGTTCGAGACAGCCGCCAGACACGCCCACAAAGCGCAGACGCAGGCCCAACACCGATAG
- a CDS encoding Ig-like domain-containing protein, with protein MGRFARAGAMVGVLALTASLALTGCGSDPAEPPAFVGGDPTGAPRTGVAAPVDDERPGSSGSPGTPVTVSPAEGAKNQPVSAEIGTADPGVKITEVTLTAANGDKVAGTPRADGSSWVPATPLKYGTKYTATVTGTGSAGPVSGTSTFTTMRKPKSTIGSGLYLFDDRTYGVAMPVVTEFSPGIPKKDRAAVQKRMFVTTNPPQPGAWHWVSNGTQAYYRGPEYWQPGTTIAVRIALEGIPLSNGRYGNVDRKATGKIGRSFEMKVSNATKQMTVIENGQVTRTLPVSLGKKSTPSSSGTMVVMEKKAATVFDTRDDPDPANRYVTDIEFAQRLTWGGEYIHAAPWSVQHQGRRNVSHGCVNVATDNARWLFDRTMVGDPITITGTERKLAAGNGWTAWNLSWAEFVKGSALPVPEGGSGPALAG; from the coding sequence ATGGGCAGGTTCGCGCGAGCCGGGGCGATGGTGGGCGTCCTGGCTCTGACGGCGTCATTGGCGCTGACGGGGTGCGGTTCCGATCCGGCGGAGCCGCCGGCCTTCGTGGGCGGTGACCCGACGGGCGCTCCCCGGACGGGGGTCGCCGCTCCGGTGGACGACGAACGACCGGGGTCGTCGGGATCGCCAGGCACTCCGGTCACGGTCAGCCCGGCCGAGGGGGCGAAGAACCAGCCGGTGAGCGCGGAGATCGGCACGGCCGACCCGGGCGTGAAGATCACCGAGGTGACGCTGACGGCCGCCAACGGCGACAAGGTCGCGGGCACGCCCCGCGCCGACGGTTCGTCGTGGGTGCCGGCCACCCCGTTGAAGTACGGCACGAAGTACACCGCCACGGTCACCGGCACCGGTTCGGCGGGCCCGGTCTCCGGCACGAGCACCTTCACCACGATGCGCAAGCCGAAGTCGACGATCGGCTCCGGCCTCTACCTCTTCGACGACCGGACCTACGGCGTGGCGATGCCGGTGGTCACCGAGTTCTCCCCCGGTATTCCGAAGAAGGATCGCGCGGCGGTGCAGAAGCGGATGTTCGTCACGACCAACCCGCCGCAGCCGGGCGCCTGGCACTGGGTGTCCAACGGCACCCAGGCGTACTACCGGGGGCCGGAGTACTGGCAGCCGGGCACCACGATCGCCGTCCGGATCGCCCTGGAGGGCATTCCGTTGAGCAACGGCCGGTACGGCAACGTCGACCGGAAGGCGACCGGGAAGATCGGCCGCTCCTTCGAGATGAAGGTCTCCAACGCCACCAAGCAGATGACGGTGATCGAGAACGGCCAGGTGACGCGCACTCTGCCGGTGAGCCTGGGCAAGAAGTCGACCCCTTCCTCCAGCGGCACGATGGTGGTGATGGAGAAGAAGGCGGCCACCGTATTCGACACCCGCGACGATCCGGACCCGGCGAACCGGTACGTCACCGACATCGAGTTCGCCCAGCGGTTGACCTGGGGCGGCGAGTACATTCACGCGGCGCCCTGGTCGGTGCAGCACCAGGGGCGGCGCAACGTGTCGCACGGCTGTGTGAACGTCGCCACCGACAATGCCCGCTGGCTGTTCGACCGGACCATGGTCGGTGACCCGATCACGATCACCGGCACCGAGCGCAAGCTGGCCGCGGGCAACGGCTGGACGGCGTGGAACCTGAGCTGGGCGGAGTTCGTCAAGGGCAGCGCGCTGCCCGTACCGGAAGGTGGGTCCGGCCCGGCGCTGGCCGGCTGA